A genomic region of Macrobrachium nipponense isolate FS-2020 chromosome 40, ASM1510439v2, whole genome shotgun sequence contains the following coding sequences:
- the LOC135212210 gene encoding uncharacterized protein LOC135212210, whose amino-acid sequence MCTLLAPVTSNSLAVPGVLYSLVEYLWKIWPLLNAVCSRSSFRCISQPFNFTFGENSSSALTAAAAVTTPSTTKEVDHPLAEMLSVSNTPAPSTAAASTTFSISTCFSSSSSSSSSSSFPSSSPSSCRRKKQTCKKASHKKSGKALSDHSSQSLEDSSCHTPVGD is encoded by the coding sequence ATGTGTACCCTACTTGCCCCTGTTACTTCTAATTCTCTTGCAGTTCCAGGTGTATTGTATTCTTTGGTTGAGTACCTTTGGAAGATATGGCCTTTATTGAATGCAGTTTGTAGTAGGTCATCCTTTCGATGCATTTCTCAACCATTCAACTTCACCTTTGGAGAGAATTCTTCCTCTGCtctcactgctgctgctgctgtcactaCTCCCTCCACTACTAAGGAGGTTGACCATCCCTTAGCAGAGATGCTTTCAGTCAGCAATACCCCTGCTCCTTCTACAGCTGCAGCATCAACAACTTTTAGCATAAGCACatgtttttcctcctcctcctcctcctcctcctcctcctccttcccatctTCTTCACCCTCCTCTTGCAGGAGAAAGAAGCAGACATGCAAGAAAGCCTCTCACAAGAAATCTGGCAAGGCTTTGAGTGACCACTCATCCCAATCTCTGGAGGACAGCAGCTGCCATACACCTGTGGGTGACTGA